A genome region from Baekduia alba includes the following:
- the mce gene encoding methylmalonyl-CoA epimerase, translating to MFARIDHVGVAVEDLDASIALYEKTYAMTLVHRETVTEQGVEAVLLDVGENHVELLAPLGPDTPVGRFLAKKGPGIHHVAYQVTDIDATLATLKEAGMRLIDETPRIGIRGSRVAFLHPAASGGVLTEIVEPAAH from the coding sequence ATGTTCGCGCGCATCGACCACGTGGGCGTGGCCGTCGAGGACCTCGACGCGTCGATCGCCCTCTACGAGAAGACCTACGCCATGACGCTCGTCCACCGCGAGACGGTGACCGAGCAGGGCGTCGAGGCGGTGCTCCTGGACGTCGGCGAGAACCACGTCGAGCTGCTCGCGCCGCTGGGCCCGGACACGCCGGTGGGCAGGTTCCTGGCCAAGAAGGGCCCGGGCATCCACCACGTCGCCTACCAGGTGACCGACATCGACGCCACGCTGGCCACGCTGAAGGAGGCCGGGATGCGGCTGATCGACGAGACCCCGCGGATCGGCATCCGCGGCTCCCGCGTCGCGTTCCTGCACCCGGCGGCCAGCGGTGGGGTCCTGACCGAGATCGTCGAGCCCGCCGCGCACTAG
- a CDS encoding ATP-dependent metallopeptidase FtsH/Yme1/Tma family protein, whose translation MSASTPVLFSTTFDGVPFDYLALDPPNAKALIDNKGRLEGLMDGKGAVTGTAVPKQSVTEKVQQFGSDWQGFASLLFIVLFAVVMWRTLKSMPKTKPVEIKPKAGVEVQWSDIAGVDDAKRELQEVVDFLKDPEAFHRLGARVPAGVLLHGPPGTGKTLLAKAVAHESGAAFYSQSASSFVEMFAGLGAARIRRLFREARKHEPSIVFIDELDAVGAQRGSDNNSEREQTLNQLLVEMDGFGSSGRVVVMAASNLLEKLDPALLRPGRFDRQVFVSPPDVDGRRKILGVHTANKPLHQDIDLDAIAAQTSGLSGAELANLCNEAAIFTGRRGGTVLENCDFDDALERVVAGVQSNTTLNEREREIVAYHEAGHALTRELLASAERTHKISIVPRGAALGFVMNLPDEDSYLKTREELIDQMTILLGGRVAEAIVFGAVTTGAANDLQRVADITHAMVHDFGMGTATASVRAVTDADIVSDLTRRIRDEEQQELAFEAQRAAYELITGHREKLEEIAQALLERETLDRKELDAIMGDTEPVKRRRAPYALPDPAPQDPQPPRERERERPRIAAVTPLPHPGGDDDSAA comes from the coding sequence GTGTCCGCGTCAACGCCGGTGCTGTTCTCGACGACCTTCGACGGGGTGCCGTTCGACTACCTCGCGCTGGACCCGCCGAACGCCAAGGCGCTGATCGACAACAAGGGCCGCCTCGAAGGGCTGATGGACGGCAAGGGCGCCGTCACCGGGACCGCCGTGCCCAAGCAGTCCGTCACCGAGAAGGTCCAGCAGTTCGGCAGCGACTGGCAGGGCTTCGCCTCCCTGCTGTTCATCGTCCTGTTCGCCGTCGTCATGTGGCGGACGCTGAAGTCGATGCCCAAGACCAAGCCGGTCGAGATCAAGCCGAAGGCCGGCGTCGAGGTCCAGTGGAGCGACATCGCGGGCGTCGACGACGCCAAGCGCGAGCTCCAGGAGGTCGTCGACTTCCTCAAGGACCCGGAGGCCTTCCACCGCCTCGGCGCGCGCGTGCCCGCGGGCGTGCTCCTGCACGGACCGCCGGGCACCGGCAAGACGCTGCTGGCCAAGGCCGTCGCCCATGAGTCCGGCGCCGCGTTCTACTCGCAGTCGGCGTCCTCGTTCGTCGAGATGTTCGCTGGCCTCGGCGCCGCCCGCATCCGGCGCCTGTTCCGCGAGGCGCGCAAGCACGAGCCGTCGATCGTCTTCATCGACGAGCTCGACGCCGTCGGCGCGCAGCGTGGCTCGGACAACAACTCCGAGCGCGAGCAGACGCTCAACCAGCTGCTGGTCGAGATGGACGGCTTCGGCTCCAGCGGCCGCGTGGTCGTCATGGCCGCGTCGAACCTGCTGGAGAAGCTCGACCCCGCGCTGCTGCGACCGGGCCGCTTCGACCGCCAGGTCTTCGTCTCGCCCCCCGACGTCGACGGCCGCCGCAAGATCCTCGGCGTCCACACCGCCAACAAGCCGCTGCACCAGGACATCGACCTCGACGCGATCGCCGCGCAGACCAGCGGCCTCTCCGGCGCCGAGCTCGCCAACCTCTGCAACGAGGCCGCGATCTTCACCGGCCGCCGCGGCGGCACGGTGCTGGAGAACTGCGACTTCGACGACGCGCTCGAGCGCGTCGTCGCCGGCGTCCAGTCCAACACCACGCTCAACGAGCGCGAGCGCGAGATCGTCGCCTACCACGAGGCCGGCCACGCGCTGACCCGCGAGCTGCTCGCGAGCGCCGAGCGCACGCACAAGATCTCGATCGTCCCGCGTGGCGCCGCGCTCGGGTTCGTCATGAACCTGCCCGACGAGGACAGCTACCTCAAGACGCGCGAGGAGCTGATCGACCAGATGACGATCCTGCTCGGCGGCCGCGTCGCCGAGGCGATCGTCTTCGGCGCGGTGACCACCGGCGCCGCCAACGACCTCCAGCGCGTCGCCGACATCACCCACGCCATGGTCCACGACTTCGGCATGGGCACCGCGACCGCGTCCGTGCGCGCGGTGACCGACGCCGACATCGTCTCCGACCTCACGCGCCGCATCCGCGACGAGGAGCAGCAGGAGCTGGCCTTCGAGGCCCAGCGGGCCGCCTACGAGCTGATCACCGGGCACCGCGAGAAGCTCGAGGAGATCGCCCAGGCCCTGCTCGAGCGCGAGACGCTCGACCGCAAGGAGCTCGACGCGATCATGGGCGACACGGAGCCGGTCAAGCGCCGCCGCGCGCCCTACGCGCTGCCGGATCCCGCGCCCCAGGACCCGCAGCCGCCGCGCGAGCGCGAGCGCGAGCGCCCGCGGATCGCCGCGGTCACGCCGCTGCCCCATCCGGGCGGCGACGACGACAGCGCCGCGTAG
- a CDS encoding YceI family protein, which translates to MSTTTTAVPTDTYGLDTVHSSIGFAVKYNGIASFRSSFDKYDASLADGVLTGSADVSSIAIDEPNFKGHLLSGDFFDAESTPTVTFKSTGITVAEDGSAEVAGELTIRGETKPVVAKGSYNAGPDAFGNDRANFELATTIDRREFGLNWQNALPNGADALAWDVTLTVDLQFVKAA; encoded by the coding sequence ATGAGCACCACCACCACCGCCGTCCCGACCGACACCTATGGTCTGGACACCGTCCACTCCTCGATCGGCTTCGCCGTCAAGTACAACGGCATCGCGAGCTTCCGCTCGTCGTTCGACAAGTACGACGCGTCGCTGGCCGACGGCGTCCTGACCGGCTCGGCCGACGTCAGCTCGATCGCGATCGACGAGCCGAACTTCAAGGGCCACCTCCTCAGCGGCGACTTCTTCGACGCCGAGTCGACCCCGACGGTCACCTTCAAGTCCACCGGCATCACGGTCGCCGAGGACGGCTCCGCCGAGGTCGCCGGTGAGCTGACCATCCGCGGCGAGACCAAGCCCGTCGTCGCCAAGGGCAGCTACAACGCCGGCCCCGACGCGTTCGGCAACGACCGCGCGAACTTCGAGCTCGCCACGACGATCGACCGCCGCGAGTTCGGCCTCAACTGGCAGAACGCGCTCCCCAACGGCGCCGACGCCCTCGCGTGGGACGTCACGCTCACCGTCGACCTGCAGTTCGTCAAGGCCGCCTAG
- a CDS encoding NADPH-dependent FMN reductase: MSAIRILGISGSLRSGSHNTALLRAAALSLPSGAELEVYDGLRDLPPYDADLDTAETETEAVGRLRDAIAQADGVLISTPEFNGSIPGALKNALDWASRPFPDNSFKGKPTAVVGASTGLFGAVWAQAETKKVLGIVGADVLDGELPVGQATGAFRDDGRLLDDDLRDALEELLGVLAARVGARDSQAV, encoded by the coding sequence ATGTCCGCGATCCGCATCCTCGGCATCTCCGGAAGCCTCCGGAGCGGGTCCCACAACACGGCCCTCCTCCGGGCGGCGGCGCTGTCGCTGCCGTCCGGGGCGGAGCTCGAGGTCTACGACGGCCTCCGGGACCTGCCGCCCTACGACGCCGACCTCGACACCGCCGAGACCGAGACCGAGGCCGTCGGGCGGCTGCGCGACGCGATCGCGCAGGCCGACGGCGTGCTGATCTCGACCCCCGAGTTCAACGGGTCGATCCCCGGCGCGCTGAAGAACGCGCTGGACTGGGCCTCGCGCCCGTTCCCCGACAACAGCTTCAAGGGCAAGCCCACCGCCGTCGTCGGCGCGTCCACCGGCCTCTTCGGCGCGGTGTGGGCGCAGGCCGAGACCAAGAAGGTCCTCGGCATCGTCGGCGCCGACGTGCTGGACGGCGAGCTGCCGGTCGGCCAGGCCACCGGCGCCTTCCGCGACGACGGCCGTCTGCTCGACGACGATCTGCGCGACGCGCTCGAGGAGCTCCTCGGCGTGCTGGCCGCACGGGTGGGAGCCCGGGACTCCCAGGCGGTTTAG
- a CDS encoding TetR/AcrR family transcriptional regulator produces MVPKFELPMSDPAPAERERADARRNRERILCAAARLIERVGIDCMSMDDVAAEAGVGKGTLYRRFGDRSSLLRALISEPEQDFQDALIRGAAPLGPGAAPDVRLHAFGDGLLRFLERHASYIQATELLGGGRRYGHPVYAFYRTHVSLLLRQACGESPNHEYLVDALLGPLAAEPFLYQRDLREMSVDEICAGWHGLCDAVLEGARASAASPATAAPAGAA; encoded by the coding sequence GTGGTCCCCAAGTTCGAGCTGCCGATGTCGGACCCCGCGCCGGCGGAGCGGGAGCGGGCCGACGCGCGACGCAACCGCGAGCGCATCCTCTGCGCGGCCGCGCGGCTGATCGAGCGGGTCGGCATCGACTGCATGTCGATGGACGACGTGGCCGCCGAGGCCGGCGTCGGCAAGGGCACGCTGTACCGGCGCTTCGGCGACCGCTCCTCGCTGCTGCGGGCCCTGATCTCCGAGCCCGAGCAGGACTTCCAGGACGCGCTGATCCGCGGCGCGGCGCCGCTGGGTCCGGGTGCGGCGCCCGACGTCCGGCTGCACGCCTTCGGCGACGGACTGCTGCGGTTCCTGGAGCGGCACGCCAGCTACATCCAGGCCACCGAGCTGCTGGGCGGCGGCCGGCGCTACGGCCATCCGGTCTACGCCTTCTACCGGACCCACGTCTCGCTGCTGCTGCGCCAGGCGTGCGGCGAGTCGCCCAACCACGAGTACCTCGTCGACGCGCTCCTCGGCCCGCTGGCCGCAGAGCCGTTCCTGTACCAGCGCGACCTGCGCGAGATGTCGGTCGACGAGATCTGCGCGGGCTGGCACGGGCTGTGCGACGCCGTGCTGGAAGGCGCGCGCGCCTCGGCCGCGTCGCCTGCCACCGCCGCGCCGGCCGGCGCGGCCTAG
- a CDS encoding DUF1385 domain-containing protein: protein MTVADPEPLRLGGMALRNGLLVHGPTMWAASVRAPDGSIATASGRKPRVGGPVEAVPGARGVLRLGEAMAVIPLVKRALPAARLPWQDARVVGSAVAVMAGGALLKRRRGGGGVAAEAALAGLSLLPSFLALRGGELAAYHGVEHKAIGAYESGAGDARDATKEHDRCGSHLMAPLLASNVAGAALLKKVVAKPGPVSGAAVSLASIGIAVEVFAWSERHDGSRTTHLLRRPGHELQRLLGTREPTEDQLDVGRAALAEILRAEGR from the coding sequence ATGACCGTCGCCGACCCGGAGCCGCTGCGCCTCGGCGGCATGGCGCTGCGCAACGGGCTGCTCGTGCACGGCCCGACGATGTGGGCCGCCTCGGTGCGCGCGCCCGACGGGTCGATCGCGACCGCGTCCGGCCGCAAGCCGCGGGTGGGCGGGCCGGTCGAGGCGGTGCCGGGCGCGCGCGGCGTCCTGCGCCTCGGCGAGGCCATGGCGGTCATCCCGCTGGTCAAGCGCGCGCTGCCGGCGGCGCGGCTGCCGTGGCAGGACGCGCGCGTCGTGGGATCGGCGGTCGCGGTCATGGCCGGCGGCGCGCTGCTCAAGCGCCGGCGCGGCGGCGGCGGGGTCGCGGCCGAGGCCGCGCTCGCGGGGCTGTCGCTGCTGCCGTCGTTCCTCGCGCTGCGCGGCGGTGAGCTGGCCGCCTACCACGGCGTCGAGCACAAGGCGATCGGCGCCTACGAGTCCGGGGCCGGCGACGCGCGTGACGCGACCAAGGAGCACGACCGCTGCGGCTCGCACCTGATGGCGCCGCTGCTGGCCTCCAACGTCGCCGGGGCGGCGTTGTTGAAGAAGGTCGTCGCCAAGCCGGGCCCGGTGTCCGGCGCCGCCGTGTCGCTGGCCTCGATCGGCATCGCCGTCGAGGTCTTCGCCTGGTCCGAGCGCCACGACGGCTCCCGCACGACCCACCTCCTCCGCCGCCCCGGCCACGAGCTCCAACGCCTCCTCGGCACCCGCGAGCCGACCGAGGACCAGCTCGACGTCGGCCGCGCCGCGCTGGCCGAGATCCTGCGCGCCGAGGGGCGCTAG
- a CDS encoding M20/M25/M40 family metallo-hydrolase has translation MGADLEGRAVALLQQLIRHNTVNPPGDERTLQEELAQPFRAAGFEVTLVGRTPERPNLVARLRGAADGPVLGLLSHVDTVLADPSEWARDPWSGDLVDGEVWGRGAQDMKSQTAAEAAAALVLAESGWRPARGDLLVIVVVDEETGGEEGAIWLTENHPELVRCDYLLNEGAGTVIPHGDERLYGVCTAEKGVFRMALTTRGAAGHASMPNVADNALPKLAPIIEALATRRPGHDLTEAPQALMAALGVDGLEALAAVNPALAAFAEPMISVTFAPTMITASEKINVIPAKATLKVDCRVPPGHGRETAEARLREVLAGHDGFELSFLEQVVGNGSPTESPLMDAIRNWVGTEDPGGRVVPTMLPAYTDSRAFRDAFAECVAYGFFPQREMSLVEMWPLVHGKDERIKAADVGFAARAYTAIARELLG, from the coding sequence ATGGGTGCCGATCTCGAGGGGCGCGCCGTCGCGCTCCTGCAGCAGCTCATCCGCCACAACACGGTCAACCCGCCCGGGGACGAGCGCACGCTGCAGGAGGAGCTGGCCCAGCCGTTCCGCGCCGCCGGCTTCGAGGTGACGCTCGTCGGCCGCACGCCGGAGCGGCCGAACCTCGTCGCGCGCCTGCGCGGCGCCGCCGACGGGCCGGTCCTCGGGCTGCTGTCGCACGTCGACACGGTCCTGGCCGATCCGTCGGAGTGGGCGCGCGACCCGTGGTCGGGCGACCTCGTCGACGGCGAGGTCTGGGGCCGCGGCGCGCAGGACATGAAGTCCCAGACGGCCGCCGAGGCGGCGGCCGCGCTGGTGCTGGCCGAGTCCGGCTGGCGGCCGGCGCGCGGCGACCTGCTGGTGATCGTCGTCGTCGACGAGGAGACCGGCGGCGAGGAGGGCGCGATCTGGCTGACCGAGAACCACCCGGAGCTCGTCCGCTGCGACTACCTGCTCAACGAGGGTGCCGGAACGGTGATCCCGCACGGCGACGAGCGGCTCTACGGCGTGTGCACGGCTGAGAAGGGCGTCTTCCGGATGGCGCTGACGACGCGCGGCGCGGCCGGCCACGCGTCGATGCCCAACGTCGCCGACAACGCGCTGCCCAAGCTCGCGCCGATCATCGAGGCGCTCGCGACGCGCCGGCCCGGCCACGACCTGACCGAGGCGCCGCAGGCGCTGATGGCCGCGTTGGGGGTCGACGGGCTCGAGGCGCTCGCGGCGGTCAACCCGGCGCTGGCGGCGTTCGCCGAGCCGATGATCTCCGTGACGTTCGCGCCGACGATGATCACCGCCAGCGAGAAGATCAACGTCATCCCGGCCAAGGCCACGCTGAAGGTCGACTGCCGCGTCCCGCCGGGCCACGGCCGCGAGACCGCCGAGGCGCGCCTGCGCGAGGTGCTCGCCGGCCACGACGGCTTCGAGCTGTCGTTCCTGGAGCAGGTCGTCGGCAACGGCTCGCCGACCGAGTCCCCGCTCATGGACGCGATCCGCAACTGGGTCGGGACCGAGGACCCGGGCGGGCGCGTCGTGCCGACGATGCTGCCGGCCTACACGGACTCGCGCGCGTTCCGCGACGCGTTCGCCGAGTGCGTGGCCTACGGCTTCTTCCCGCAGCGCGAGATGTCCTTGGTCGAGATGTGGCCCCTGGTGCACGGCAAGGACGAGCGGATCAAGGCGGCCGACGTCGGGTTCGCCGCGCGCGCCTACACGGCGATCGCGCGGGAGCTGCTCGGATGA
- a CDS encoding MIP/aquaporin family protein: MPDTAYPPDKGTPAYLAEFVGTLILVLAICGFISQSSPSVNLLTIGLVHALALMALVGAIGSLSGCHVNPAVTVALLTIRKISPRDATGYLGAQLAGGVCGALLARAFFSARGELLNYGAATVSPRYLHGGSVWLALLAEAIGAFILVWAVMGTAVNPDAPKGVAPWAIGGALGLAVLIFGPATGGAFNPARWFGPALVSGTWTDGWLYVIGPILGAAAAALSYLAIMDASSRVGAAQAPEVGESAVLPPAGGIAPQP; this comes from the coding sequence ATGCCCGACACCGCCTACCCGCCCGACAAGGGCACTCCCGCCTACCTCGCCGAGTTCGTCGGCACGCTGATCCTCGTCCTGGCGATCTGCGGCTTCATCTCGCAGTCCTCGCCGTCCGTGAACCTGCTGACGATCGGCCTGGTCCACGCGCTCGCGCTGATGGCGCTGGTCGGCGCGATCGGCTCGCTGTCAGGGTGCCACGTCAACCCGGCCGTCACGGTCGCGCTGCTCACGATCCGCAAGATCTCGCCGCGCGACGCGACGGGCTACCTCGGCGCGCAGCTCGCCGGCGGCGTGTGCGGCGCCCTGCTGGCGCGCGCGTTCTTCTCCGCGCGCGGGGAACTCCTGAACTACGGGGCCGCCACGGTCTCGCCGCGCTACCTGCACGGCGGCAGCGTGTGGCTGGCGCTGCTGGCCGAGGCGATCGGCGCGTTCATCCTGGTGTGGGCCGTGATGGGCACGGCGGTCAACCCGGACGCGCCCAAGGGCGTCGCGCCGTGGGCGATCGGCGGCGCGCTCGGCCTCGCGGTCCTGATCTTCGGCCCGGCGACCGGCGGCGCGTTCAACCCGGCGCGCTGGTTCGGCCCGGCGCTCGTGTCCGGCACCTGGACCGACGGCTGGCTGTACGTGATCGGCCCGATCCTCGGCGCCGCGGCCGCCGCGCTGTCCTACCTGGCGATCATGGATGCGTCGTCCCGCGTGGGCGCCGCGCAGGCGCCGGAAGTCGGCGAATCGGCGGTGCTGCCACCGGCCGGAGGGATCGCGCCCCAGCCGTAG
- a CDS encoding replication-associated recombination protein A translates to MSDQLFSFGDEAPEPSTSDGAPTVEPGAPLPARMRPRTLAELVGQEHVLGDGSSLRVAIEHGRPFSMILHGPPGTGKTTLARIVATSADAAFEELSAVQAGKAEVTQVIARARQRRSHPTPRATVLFLDEIHRFNKAQQDALLPAVEEGLVTLIGATTENPYFSVNSALLSRSQVLELRALTSEHVETLLRRAIERGELGDVVVDDDAVAFLAQRSGGDARSALGALELAAETAGDGPHPPTVALAGAESALQRKAVRYDRQGDQHYDLISSWIKATRASDVDASLYYLAVMLEGGEDPRFIVRRMVILASEDIGNADPRALTVATATASAVELVGLPEGAHALAQCAVYLAMAPKSNASYKALGAARAHVRTHGAQAPPAYLRSGPLADEGYDYPHDHPGHVNGQEVMPPGLEGTRFYAPDGQEAPFAERLAALRKARGKD, encoded by the coding sequence GTGTCTGACCAGCTGTTCTCCTTCGGCGACGAAGCGCCCGAGCCCTCGACGAGCGACGGCGCGCCCACGGTCGAGCCGGGCGCGCCGCTGCCCGCGCGCATGCGCCCGCGCACGCTGGCCGAGCTCGTCGGCCAGGAGCATGTGCTCGGCGACGGCTCGTCGCTGCGCGTCGCGATCGAGCACGGCCGGCCGTTCTCGATGATCCTGCACGGCCCACCCGGGACCGGCAAGACGACGCTGGCGCGGATCGTGGCGACCAGCGCCGACGCGGCGTTCGAGGAGCTGAGCGCGGTCCAGGCGGGCAAGGCCGAGGTCACGCAGGTGATCGCACGGGCCCGCCAGCGGCGATCGCATCCCACCCCCCGCGCCACCGTCCTGTTCCTCGACGAGATCCACCGCTTCAACAAGGCCCAGCAGGACGCGCTGCTGCCCGCGGTCGAGGAGGGCCTGGTCACGCTCATCGGGGCGACGACCGAGAACCCGTACTTCTCGGTCAACTCGGCGTTGTTGTCGCGGTCGCAGGTGCTCGAGCTGCGCGCGCTGACCAGCGAGCACGTCGAGACGCTGCTGCGCCGCGCGATCGAGCGCGGCGAGCTGGGCGACGTCGTCGTCGACGACGACGCGGTGGCGTTCCTGGCGCAGCGCAGCGGCGGGGACGCCCGGAGCGCGCTCGGCGCGCTGGAGCTGGCGGCCGAGACGGCGGGCGACGGCCCCCACCCGCCCACCGTCGCCCTGGCCGGGGCCGAGAGCGCGCTGCAGCGCAAGGCCGTCCGCTACGACCGCCAGGGCGACCAGCACTACGACCTGATCTCGTCGTGGATCAAGGCCACGCGCGCCAGCGACGTCGACGCGTCGCTGTACTACCTCGCGGTGATGCTCGAGGGCGGCGAGGATCCGCGGTTCATCGTCCGGCGCATGGTGATCCTGGCCAGCGAGGACATCGGCAACGCCGACCCGCGCGCGCTGACGGTCGCGACCGCCACGGCGAGCGCCGTCGAGCTGGTCGGCCTGCCCGAGGGCGCGCACGCGCTGGCCCAGTGCGCGGTCTACCTCGCGATGGCGCCGAAGTCCAACGCCTCCTACAAGGCGCTCGGCGCGGCGCGGGCGCACGTCCGGACCCACGGCGCCCAGGCGCCGCCGGCCTACCTGCGCTCCGGCCCGCTGGCCGACGAGGGCTACGACTACCCGCACGACCACCCCGGCCACGTCAACGGCCAGGAGGTCATGCCGCCCGGCCTGGAGGGCACCCGCTTCTACGCGCCCGACGGCCAGGAGGCGCCGTTCGCCGAGCGCCTGGCCGCGCTGCGCAAGGCGCGCGGCAAGGACTAG
- a CDS encoding aldehyde dehydrogenase family protein, whose translation MTSADAQDADAEPPTLRAVAPATGEALGTVAVASARDVRAAVAEAAAVQGLWAQLRLADRARYMARAAQAVIDEADELVDLISREQGRPRTEVEIGELLPAIETLQWLAEHGPGILAGERVRLSRALHPLTRARWSYEPLGVVAVLGPAAEPFATPLGDVAVALMAGNGVVLKPSPHAALSGARIARVFARAGLPPGLLGVVHGHAATGGALVDAPVAQVRFTGSSVAGAKVLEACARGIKRVVAELGGADVAIVCADANVARAIDGIAWGAFANAGQSGGSIERVYVLREVADQLLEGLVARAGGLRVGDPRAPETEVGPLVGGERLGRVVELLDDAVAAGATLRCGGPVEVPGLAGAFCAPAVLTGVPAAARLAREEAPGPVVSVAVVDREEDAIALANASPLGLGASVWTADRYKGARIARELRVGMVWMNDHRVARSAPQLPWGGVRGSGIGRARGAIALRTCAEPKVVTWEPPRGKAFWWFPYDAALGKTVRALAHLRSTRDADRERGLREGAGPAITVATRTLKTLRRR comes from the coding sequence ATGACCTCCGCCGACGCGCAGGACGCAGACGCCGAGCCTCCGACGCTGCGCGCGGTCGCGCCCGCGACCGGTGAGGCGCTCGGGACCGTCGCGGTCGCGTCGGCGCGCGACGTGCGCGCCGCCGTCGCCGAGGCCGCCGCGGTCCAGGGCCTGTGGGCGCAGCTGCGGCTCGCCGATCGCGCGCGCTACATGGCGCGCGCCGCCCAGGCCGTCATCGACGAGGCCGACGAGCTGGTCGACCTCATCAGCCGCGAGCAGGGCCGGCCGCGCACCGAGGTCGAGATCGGCGAGCTGCTGCCGGCGATCGAGACGCTGCAGTGGCTGGCCGAGCACGGGCCGGGGATCCTGGCCGGCGAGCGCGTCCGGCTGTCGCGCGCGCTGCATCCGCTGACCCGCGCGCGCTGGAGCTACGAGCCGCTCGGCGTCGTCGCCGTCCTCGGCCCCGCGGCCGAGCCGTTCGCGACGCCGCTGGGCGACGTCGCGGTCGCGCTGATGGCCGGCAACGGCGTCGTGCTCAAGCCGTCGCCGCACGCGGCGCTCAGCGGCGCGCGGATCGCCCGCGTCTTCGCGCGCGCCGGCCTGCCGCCCGGGCTGCTCGGCGTCGTCCACGGCCACGCCGCCACGGGCGGCGCGCTGGTCGACGCGCCGGTCGCGCAGGTGCGCTTCACCGGCTCGTCGGTCGCGGGCGCCAAGGTGCTGGAGGCGTGCGCGCGCGGGATCAAGCGCGTCGTCGCCGAGCTGGGCGGCGCGGACGTCGCGATCGTCTGCGCCGACGCCAACGTCGCCCGCGCGATCGACGGGATCGCCTGGGGCGCGTTCGCCAACGCCGGCCAGTCCGGCGGGTCGATCGAGCGCGTCTACGTGCTGCGGGAGGTGGCCGACCAGTTGTTGGAGGGGTTGGTCGCGCGCGCGGGCGGCCTGCGCGTCGGCGACCCGCGCGCGCCCGAGACCGAGGTCGGCCCGCTGGTCGGCGGCGAGCGCCTGGGGCGCGTGGTCGAGCTGCTCGACGACGCGGTCGCGGCCGGCGCGACGCTGCGCTGCGGCGGGCCGGTCGAGGTCCCCGGCCTGGCCGGCGCGTTCTGCGCGCCCGCGGTCCTGACCGGCGTGCCGGCCGCCGCCCGGCTCGCGCGCGAGGAGGCGCCCGGCCCGGTCGTCAGCGTCGCGGTCGTCGACCGCGAGGAGGACGCGATCGCGCTCGCCAACGCGTCGCCGCTCGGGCTCGGTGCGTCGGTCTGGACCGCCGACCGCTACAAGGGCGCGCGGATCGCGCGCGAGCTGCGCGTCGGCATGGTGTGGATGAACGACCACCGCGTCGCGCGCAGCGCGCCGCAGCTGCCGTGGGGCGGCGTGCGCGGCTCCGGGATCGGGCGCGCCCGCGGCGCGATCGCGCTGCGCACCTGCGCCGAGCCGAAGGTCGTCACGTGGGAGCCGCCGCGGGGCAAGGCGTTCTGGTGGTTCCCCTACGACGCCGCGCTCGGCAAGACCGTCCGGGCGCTCGCCCACCTGCGCTCGACGCGCGACGCCGACCGCGAGCGCGGGCTGCGGGAGGGCGCGGGGCCCGCGATCACCGTGGCGACGCGCACGCTGAAGACGCTGCGGCGCCGCTAG
- a CDS encoding AzlD domain-containing protein, protein MSTTWIVVLGAGLGTLVLKGLAPAVLGGRALPPRLVGAMALLAPTLLAALIVTNTFATGRDLVLDPRAAGLGAALVAVLLRAPVLVVIFVAAATAAGLRALA, encoded by the coding sequence GTGAGCACGACCTGGATCGTCGTCCTCGGCGCCGGCCTCGGGACGCTCGTGCTGAAGGGCCTGGCGCCCGCGGTCCTCGGCGGCCGCGCGCTGCCGCCGCGCCTGGTCGGCGCGATGGCGCTGCTGGCCCCGACGTTGCTGGCCGCGCTGATCGTCACCAACACGTTCGCGACCGGCCGCGACCTCGTCCTGGATCCGCGCGCCGCCGGGCTCGGCGCCGCGCTGGTCGCCGTGCTGCTCCGCGCGCCGGTCCTCGTGGTGATCTTCGTCGCGGCCGCGACCGCGGCGGGGCTCCGCGCCCTGGCCTGA